In Acidobacteriota bacterium, a genomic segment contains:
- a CDS encoding M48 family metalloprotease produces MRKKKLASWVLLAALAGQLACRGGGGDSVQTSGGPGPHFKPAAFNLFSPEQDVQLGRQSAEQVMHETPMVKDAQIVNYVQQLTQKLATKAEGERFNFQSWVVATKEINAFALPGGFLFVNAGAIAAAKNEGELAGVMAHEISHATLRHGTAQASKAKLAEGGLGILGVIAGAGERPELGQIISQVGGFGANMLFLKFGRTAEKQADLEGARILAEAGYDPRDMANFFKTLESEGGQRAPELLSDHPDPGNRIKYILEATQQLHVSSSPKHDSPEFQAVKARLTGRAPQPLAENSQLKRVGPKDPTNMEMGQRPPRPSGQLKAQQAKDGSFAVQVPANWDAIEGGASTLIFAPHGGYGKFNESFIVTHGVFVGVLNPQGGDLGRATSALIQQQINDNPDFQIVKQPQPINFGGQQGYVAAIAGPSANTGVAEVDVTYTTVTADGRLFYLITIAPEDEQQVYKAAFEQVLRSLQLAR; encoded by the coding sequence ATGCGCAAAAAGAAATTGGCGAGTTGGGTTTTGTTGGCAGCCTTGGCCGGACAATTGGCTTGTCGCGGCGGTGGCGGCGATTCCGTGCAAACGTCCGGCGGGCCAGGGCCGCATTTCAAACCCGCCGCCTTTAACTTGTTCAGTCCGGAGCAGGACGTGCAACTGGGCCGCCAATCCGCCGAGCAGGTCATGCACGAAACGCCGATGGTGAAAGACGCGCAGATCGTCAATTACGTGCAGCAACTCACGCAGAAACTTGCCACCAAAGCCGAAGGCGAACGGTTCAATTTCCAGTCCTGGGTCGTGGCGACCAAAGAGATCAACGCCTTTGCGCTGCCCGGCGGCTTTCTCTTTGTCAACGCGGGCGCGATTGCCGCCGCCAAAAACGAAGGCGAACTGGCGGGCGTGATGGCGCACGAGATTTCGCACGCCACCTTGCGCCACGGTACAGCCCAAGCTTCCAAAGCCAAACTGGCCGAGGGTGGTTTGGGTATCTTGGGCGTGATCGCAGGCGCGGGCGAACGGCCCGAACTCGGCCAGATCATCAGCCAGGTGGGCGGTTTTGGCGCAAATATGCTCTTCCTGAAATTCGGGCGCACCGCTGAGAAACAAGCCGACCTGGAAGGCGCGCGCATACTGGCCGAGGCGGGCTACGATCCGCGCGATATGGCGAATTTCTTCAAAACGCTGGAGTCCGAAGGCGGCCAACGCGCGCCCGAATTGCTCAGCGATCATCCCGACCCCGGCAATCGCATCAAGTACATTCTCGAAGCTACGCAGCAATTGCACGTGTCTTCCAGCCCCAAACACGATAGCCCTGAGTTCCAGGCCGTCAAAGCGCGGTTGACCGGACGCGCGCCGCAGCCATTGGCCGAGAACAGCCAGTTGAAACGTGTCGGGCCGAAAGACCCCACGAACATGGAAATGGGCCAGCGTCCGCCGCGCCCCTCCGGTCAGCTCAAAGCCCAACAGGCCAAAGACGGCTCGTTCGCCGTGCAGGTGCCCGCGAATTGGGACGCCATCGAAGGCGGCGCTTCGACGCTGATCTTTGCGCCGCACGGCGGCTATGGAAAATTCAACGAGTCCTTCATCGTCACGCACGGCGTGTTCGTCGGCGTGCTGAATCCGCAAGGCGGCGATTTGGGCCGTGCGACGAGCGCGTTAATCCAGCAACAGATCAATGACAATCCCGATTTCCAAATCGTCAAACAGCCCCAGCCCATCAATTTCGGCGGCCAGCAAGGCTACGTCGCCGCCATCGCCGGGCCTTCCGCCAACACGGGCGTGGCCGAAGTGGATGTGACTTACACAACGGTGACGGCGGATGGACGGCTGTTTTATCTGATCACCATCGCGCCGGAAGACGAACAGCAGGTTTACAAAGCGGCCTTTGAACAGGTGCTGCGCAGCTTGCAACTGGCGCGGTAA
- a CDS encoding SDR family oxidoreductase has product MAEWQGQTALVTGASYGIGTAFAHKLAADGAHLILTARSRDRLEALADELRRQYGIHVTSIEADLAQHEAPQLIFDEVQRQGLRVDVLINNAGFGAAGDFAKLSLDRQLEMIQVNVTALVALAHLFVQPMLQRRAGAILNVSSTAAFQGVPYFAVYSATKSFILIFSEALWAECRDQGVRVSALCPGATESNFQAVAGTSKRKLRGKVQTAEEVVAEALDALAEGRSHVVTGWNNKLMVQLERLASRKTAVSAAERLFKQFAIRD; this is encoded by the coding sequence ATGGCAGAATGGCAAGGCCAAACAGCGCTGGTGACCGGCGCGTCGTATGGCATCGGGACGGCGTTTGCACACAAGTTGGCGGCGGACGGCGCGCATCTGATTTTGACGGCGCGTTCGCGCGACCGTTTGGAAGCGCTGGCGGATGAATTGCGCCGCCAATACGGCATCCACGTCACTTCGATCGAAGCCGACCTCGCCCAGCACGAAGCCCCGCAATTAATCTTTGACGAAGTGCAACGGCAAGGCTTGCGCGTTGACGTGCTCATCAACAACGCGGGGTTTGGCGCGGCGGGCGATTTCGCCAAGCTGTCGCTCGACCGGCAGTTGGAAATGATCCAGGTCAACGTAACGGCGCTGGTCGCCCTGGCGCATCTGTTTGTGCAACCGATGTTGCAACGCCGGGCAGGCGCGATTCTCAACGTTAGTTCGACCGCGGCCTTTCAAGGCGTGCCGTATTTTGCCGTCTATTCCGCCACCAAAAGTTTCATCCTCATTTTTAGCGAAGCCCTCTGGGCCGAATGCCGCGACCAGGGCGTGCGTGTGTCGGCGCTCTGTCCGGGCGCGACCGAATCGAACTTTCAGGCCGTCGCCGGGACTTCAAAGCGCAAGCTGCGCGGCAAGGTGCAAACGGCGGAAGAAGTCGTGGCCGAGGCTTTGGACGCGCTGGCAGAAGGCCGCAGCCACGTTGTGACGGGCTGGAATAATAAGCTGATGGTACAACTCGAACGCCTCGCCTCGCGCAAAACGGCGGTTAGCGCGGCAGAGCGGTTGTTTAAGCAGTTTGCGATTCGTGATTAA
- a CDS encoding VWA domain-containing protein — translation MPPAVIKMCNPAFRVFFLSLVCLLATAPLAAQTRDKQDKQRPPEPDPGSTISIDTLEVLLPVTVRDRTSGQFVTDLKADDFLVYEDGQPQPISSFALKRLPVHVVLLVDTSSSAAHELESFRTVAYNFISQLDPADQISLISFHDKVELIQDWTANRLLLKRALNRLQSGMFTRFNEALWLAANEQLDKIKGRKAIIVLTDGIDSGFGRITNERAFRALQEAEVATYVVSKTRLDANKEREDLEFYQREGNNSLNKIRLDGIKLHLKTLSESEQNLTHIAEETGGRIFLPEQFDDLGAAYQQVAEELRSQYVIFYSPTRAERDGKYRAIRVKVKRPNCQTATRFGYYPK, via the coding sequence ATGCCTCCCGCCGTGATCAAGATGTGCAATCCAGCTTTTCGCGTTTTTTTTCTTTCGCTTGTTTGTTTGCTCGCCACTGCGCCACTGGCCGCTCAAACCCGCGACAAACAGGATAAACAGCGCCCACCTGAGCCTGACCCCGGTTCGACCATCTCGATTGACACGCTCGAAGTGCTCTTGCCCGTCACCGTGCGCGACCGCACGAGCGGCCAATTCGTCACCGATCTCAAGGCCGACGATTTTCTCGTGTATGAAGACGGCCAGCCGCAGCCGATCAGTTCCTTCGCGCTCAAGCGGCTGCCCGTGCACGTCGTCCTGTTGGTAGACACGAGCAGCAGCGCGGCCCACGAATTGGAGAGCTTCAGAACGGTCGCCTATAACTTCATCTCGCAACTCGACCCCGCCGATCAAATCTCGCTCATCAGCTTTCACGACAAAGTCGAATTGATTCAGGATTGGACGGCCAACCGCCTGTTGCTCAAACGCGCGCTCAACCGGTTGCAATCGGGCATGTTCACGCGCTTCAACGAAGCCCTCTGGCTGGCGGCCAACGAACAACTCGACAAGATCAAGGGCCGCAAAGCCATCATCGTGCTGACCGACGGCATTGACAGCGGCTTCGGGCGCATCACCAACGAACGCGCCTTCCGTGCCCTGCAGGAAGCCGAGGTCGCCACCTACGTCGTCAGCAAGACGCGGCTGGATGCGAACAAAGAGCGCGAGGACTTGGAATTTTATCAACGCGAGGGCAATAATTCGCTCAACAAAATCCGCCTCGACGGCATCAAGCTGCACCTGAAAACACTCTCTGAGAGCGAGCAAAATCTGACTCACATCGCCGAAGAAACCGGCGGGCGCATCTTTTTGCCGGAACAGTTCGATGATCTAGGCGCCGCTTATCAGCAAGTCGCCGAAGAATTGCGCAGCCAATATGTGATTTTCTATTCGCCCACCCGCGCCGAACGTGATGGCAAATACCGCGCGATTCGCGTCAAGGTCAAACGCCCCAATTGCCAGACCGCCACGCGCTTTGGCTACTATCCGAAATAG
- a CDS encoding lytic transglycosylase domain-containing protein — protein sequence MACHILAGVAVYADQVRLKDGRTFEADEVWEVGDDLWYRQGKVMHALRKDNVARVIHGTPEEVKAQLDAEAAQAEAARLRARQPGYSSIPGTITAIKKDAVKKAETKRAETVAAKKVEAAAEIKSANVSANKADTKPEEPAPKITRIMLKGGVKIDADAVWEEPARIGYRLGKIQTFVDRLAVEKILYDIAEDEPLPDLQLPDMKFTTGHRGLDQLIVHNAIRYDVNPLLIYLLMKQESNFNHRAISPVGARGLMQLMPETALRLGVRNINDPIENVDAGTRYLKTLIQMFNGDVNLALAGYNAGENAVIRYGYRVPPYRETQNYVYSINVAYRRAVAQGLVVTPAELQRQMLAQQTPPKLKSKQRRVTTANR from the coding sequence ATGGCATGTCACATCCTGGCGGGCGTCGCTGTTTATGCCGACCAGGTACGCTTAAAAGACGGGCGCACCTTCGAGGCCGATGAGGTGTGGGAAGTCGGCGATGATCTTTGGTACCGGCAAGGGAAGGTGATGCACGCTTTGCGCAAAGATAACGTCGCGCGCGTGATTCACGGCACCCCTGAAGAAGTCAAAGCCCAACTCGACGCCGAAGCCGCCCAAGCCGAAGCCGCCCGTTTGCGTGCGCGCCAGCCGGGTTACAGCAGCATTCCCGGTACCATCACCGCGATTAAGAAAGACGCAGTCAAGAAGGCCGAAACCAAACGCGCCGAGACCGTCGCCGCCAAAAAAGTAGAAGCCGCCGCTGAAATCAAATCCGCCAACGTCTCCGCCAATAAAGCCGACACCAAGCCTGAAGAACCCGCGCCCAAAATTACGCGCATCATGCTCAAAGGCGGCGTCAAAATTGACGCAGATGCTGTTTGGGAAGAGCCAGCGCGCATCGGCTATCGGCTGGGCAAGATTCAAACGTTTGTAGATCGCCTGGCGGTTGAGAAAATTCTCTATGACATCGCTGAGGATGAGCCGCTGCCCGATTTGCAACTGCCCGACATGAAATTCACCACCGGGCATCGCGGGCTGGATCAACTGATCGTGCATAACGCGATCCGATATGATGTCAACCCGCTGCTGATTTACCTGTTGATGAAGCAGGAATCGAACTTCAATCATCGCGCTATCTCGCCGGTGGGCGCGCGCGGCCTGATGCAATTGATGCCGGAAACAGCACTGCGGCTGGGCGTGCGCAACATCAATGATCCGATAGAAAACGTAGACGCGGGCACGCGCTACTTGAAGACCTTAATTCAGATGTTCAACGGCGACGTGAACCTTGCGCTGGCGGGCTACAACGCCGGCGAGAACGCGGTGATCCGCTACGGCTATCGCGTGCCGCCCTATCGCGAGACGCAAAATTACGTGTACAGCATCAACGTCGCGTACCGGCGCGCCGTGGCGCAGGGGCTGGTTGTGACGCCCGCGGAGTTGCAGCGGCAAATGCTGGCGCAACAGACACCGCCGAAACTGAAGTCAAAACAGCGGCGCGTGACGACGGCGAATCGCTGA
- a CDS encoding ATP-binding protein has product MMYEDVMVEQDFIPPMPETVEATGMSFQFLADLALKTAGTESSMTTLAVSERICLPLHIAEDLMQHLYREKLVEVRGRVSFNNNRYAVLDRGWDQIKRLAEISGYVGPAPVSLAAYSAMVRSQAKPEEVIGPPAVADAFHDLVLPDSLLQTIGFALNSRRSLFLSGLPGLGKTAVAERMNNALPKPVWIPYSVAVDEHVINIYDAHNHERTFDEDGYDSYDRRWLRIMRPLIIVGGEMTLETTDLIYNRASRYYEAPFQVKANCGTLVIDDFGRQRVEPEELLNRWIVPLERKVDFLTLHTGKKIAVPFEQLVVFSTNINPKDLVDEAFLRRLGYRVMIEPPNEKTYRKIFEKRADVLGISYENSVLDYLIAKYRVESKVMKSCEPRDLLNRFIDICTYQSLAPHLTPDLLDIAWSNYFGMAHV; this is encoded by the coding sequence ATGATGTATGAAGATGTGATGGTCGAGCAGGATTTTATCCCGCCGATGCCGGAAACCGTCGAAGCCACCGGCATGTCCTTTCAATTTCTGGCTGATCTGGCGCTCAAGACAGCAGGCACCGAAAGTAGCATGACCACGCTGGCGGTTTCCGAACGCATTTGTCTGCCGCTGCATATTGCCGAAGACCTGATGCAGCATCTTTACCGTGAAAAGCTGGTCGAGGTGCGCGGGCGCGTGAGTTTCAACAACAACCGCTATGCGGTGCTGGATCGCGGCTGGGATCAGATCAAACGCCTGGCGGAAATTTCCGGCTATGTCGGCCCCGCGCCGGTTTCGTTGGCCGCCTACAGCGCAATGGTGCGTTCGCAAGCCAAGCCCGAAGAAGTCATTGGGCCGCCCGCCGTCGCCGATGCGTTTCACGATCTCGTGCTGCCGGATTCGCTGTTGCAAACCATCGGGTTTGCGCTCAATTCGCGGCGCAGTCTATTTCTGTCGGGCTTGCCGGGCTTGGGCAAAACGGCGGTCGCCGAACGCATGAACAACGCCTTGCCGAAACCGGTGTGGATTCCCTATTCAGTCGCGGTGGACGAACACGTCATCAACATCTATGACGCGCACAACCACGAACGCACGTTTGACGAAGACGGCTATGATTCTTATGACCGGCGCTGGTTGCGCATCATGCGCCCGTTGATCATCGTCGGCGGCGAAATGACGCTGGAAACGACCGATCTGATTTACAACCGCGCCTCGCGTTATTACGAAGCGCCGTTCCAGGTCAAAGCCAATTGCGGCACGCTGGTGATTGACGACTTTGGCCGTCAACGCGTCGAGCCGGAAGAATTGCTCAACCGCTGGATCGTCCCGCTCGAACGCAAAGTGGACTTCCTGACGCTGCACACCGGCAAAAAGATTGCCGTGCCCTTTGAGCAGTTGGTGGTTTTCTCAACCAACATCAATCCGAAAGACCTGGTGGACGAAGCGTTCCTGCGCCGCCTCGGTTACCGCGTGATGATCGAACCGCCGAACGAGAAGACCTATCGCAAGATTTTTGAGAAGCGGGCCGATGTGCTGGGCATCAGTTACGAAAATTCGGTGCTCGATTATCTGATCGCCAAGTATCGCGTCGAGAGCAAGGTGATGAAATCCTGCGAACCGCGCGATTTGCTCAACCGGTTCATTGATATTTGCACCTACCAAAGTCTGGCGCCGCATCTGACGCCCGATTTGCTGGATATTGCCTGGAGCAATTACTTCGGTATGGCGCACGTGTAA
- a CDS encoding tetratricopeptide repeat protein yields the protein MTDERLINPQNNKQTAPGWRRWLKEPAVAAALTMALVLGFLVAMPGVRLRLADHLTATEIFLYGYGDDTPGNVKPTTTTAGKPGTFKKIISAPVRLVARIFRGGDGANEDVARAKEKDAQKVKITPVNRTANSVPTETAPLNVEASSVAAAAAKLYDDAMEQHSKGRVDSAIEKLVGSLVLDPNNSEAYNMLAVCYDEKGQYKNAQNEYKKALRVEPNNTRFLNNLGYSFYLAGNYGESVKWYGKGLQVSPEDKRLHNNIGLAYGRKGEFEKARYHFTQAVGEFGAYLNLGYVFSQHGKYEQAIQAYEAALQTQPSSLPALSNLAQLYERTGRAREAASLNEQYKKLAVTNQSKEATTVDQ from the coding sequence ATGACAGACGAACGATTGATCAACCCGCAAAATAACAAACAGACCGCACCCGGTTGGCGGCGCTGGTTGAAAGAACCCGCCGTCGCCGCGGCGTTAACGATGGCCTTGGTGCTCGGTTTTTTGGTGGCCATGCCCGGTGTGCGGCTGCGCCTGGCCGATCACCTGACGGCGACCGAAATCTTCCTGTATGGCTACGGAGATGATACGCCCGGCAATGTCAAACCGACGACGACGACTGCGGGCAAGCCGGGCACGTTCAAAAAAATCATCAGCGCGCCCGTGCGGTTGGTGGCGCGCATTTTCCGGGGTGGCGATGGGGCGAATGAAGATGTCGCACGGGCCAAAGAGAAAGATGCGCAGAAAGTGAAGATCACCCCGGTGAACCGCACAGCCAATAGTGTTCCAACAGAAACCGCGCCGCTCAATGTCGAGGCCAGTTCGGTGGCGGCGGCGGCGGCGAAGCTTTACGACGACGCCATGGAACAGCACAGCAAAGGGCGGGTTGATTCGGCCATCGAGAAATTGGTCGGCTCGCTGGTGCTCGATCCGAATAATTCCGAGGCGTACAACATGCTGGCCGTCTGTTACGACGAGAAAGGCCAGTACAAGAACGCGCAGAATGAGTACAAAAAAGCGCTGCGTGTGGAACCCAACAATACGCGCTTCCTGAACAATCTCGGTTATTCGTTTTATCTGGCGGGGAATTACGGCGAATCGGTCAAATGGTACGGCAAAGGCTTACAGGTCTCGCCTGAAGACAAACGCCTGCACAACAACATTGGCTTGGCCTACGGGCGCAAAGGCGAGTTCGAGAAGGCGCGCTATCATTTCACGCAAGCCGTGGGTGAATTTGGCGCCTATTTGAATCTGGGTTATGTGTTTAGCCAGCACGGCAAATATGAGCAGGCGATACAGGCGTATGAAGCCGCGCTGCAAACACAGCCCTCTTCGTTGCCCGCGCTGAGCAATCTGGCCCAGCTTTATGAACGCACGGGCCGGGCGCGCGAGGCTGCTTCGCTCAACGAGCAGTACAAGAAATTGGCCGTGACCAATCAGTCAAAAGAAGCGACCACGGTGGATCAATAG
- a CDS encoding CpaF family protein, with amino-acid sequence MPPTTGGLRENTAEMQELRLRIGRILVNRLDMSKLEKMDPMLMQADVRRAVDRILDEENIPISGLERERVQTDVINELFGLGPLEPLLEDKTVSDILVNGSKQVYVERRGKLELTDIVFRDDAHLMSIIDRIVSRIGRRVDETTPLCDARLPDGSRVNAIIPPLAIDGPSLSIRRFGKDPLKISDLIEFKALTPALAQFLEACVKSRLNILVSGGTGAGKTTMLNCLSGFIPHDERIVTIEDSAELTIQQPHVVRLETRPPNIEGKGEITIRNLVKNSLRMRPERIIIGEVRSDEAMDMLQAMNTGHDGALATIHANTPRDSLSRLETLIAMGNLRLGEKAMRQQISSAINLIVQCARLNDGSRKITHVTEIIGMEGEIITMQDIFKFTRTGMGPKGEVLGSFKATGIRPRCSDKLEAYGFRMPAHLFEAY; translated from the coding sequence ATGCCGCCGACAACGGGCGGTTTGCGCGAGAATACGGCAGAGATGCAGGAATTGCGCTTGCGCATCGGGCGCATTCTCGTCAACCGGCTCGACATGTCGAAGCTGGAAAAGATGGATCCCATGCTGATGCAAGCCGACGTGCGGCGCGCGGTGGATCGCATTTTGGATGAAGAGAATATCCCGATCTCCGGCCTCGAACGCGAGCGTGTCCAAACCGACGTCATCAATGAGTTGTTCGGCCTGGGGCCGCTGGAACCCTTGCTCGAAGACAAAACGGTCTCTGACATTTTGGTCAACGGCTCCAAACAGGTTTATGTCGAGCGGCGTGGCAAGCTGGAACTGACCGACATTGTTTTCCGTGATGACGCGCACCTGATGTCCATCATTGACCGCATCGTTTCGCGCATTGGCCGCCGCGTGGACGAAACGACGCCGCTCTGCGACGCTCGCTTGCCCGACGGTTCGCGCGTCAATGCGATCATCCCGCCGCTGGCGATTGACGGCCCCTCGCTCTCGATCCGCCGCTTCGGCAAAGACCCGCTCAAGATCAGCGATCTGATTGAGTTCAAAGCCCTGACCCCGGCCCTGGCCCAATTTCTCGAAGCCTGCGTCAAATCGCGTTTGAACATCCTCGTGTCCGGCGGTACCGGTGCCGGTAAGACGACGATGTTGAATTGCCTCTCCGGGTTCATTCCACACGATGAACGTATCGTGACGATTGAGGACTCGGCTGAATTGACGATCCAACAGCCGCACGTCGTCCGCTTGGAAACGCGCCCGCCCAACATCGAAGGCAAGGGCGAAATCACCATCCGCAATCTGGTCAAAAACTCGCTGCGTATGCGCCCCGAACGCATCATCATCGGCGAAGTGCGTTCCGATGAAGCGATGGATATGTTGCAGGCCATGAACACCGGTCACGACGGCGCGCTGGCGACCATCCACGCCAACACGCCGCGCGATTCGCTGTCGCGTCTCGAAACCCTGATTGCGATGGGCAACCTGCGCCTGGGCGAAAAAGCCATGCGCCAGCAGATCAGTTCGGCCATCAACCTGATCGTGCAGTGCGCGCGCTTGAACGACGGTTCGCGCAAGATCACGCACGTGACCGAGATCATCGGTATGGAAGGCGAGATCATCACCATGCAGGATATTTTCAAGTTCACGCGCACTGGCATGGGGCCGAAAGGCGAAGTGCTGGGTTCGTTCAAAGCGACCGGCATCCGCCCGCGTTGTTCAGACAAACTGGAAGCGTATGGCTTCCGCATGCCCGCGCATCTATTCGAAGCATATTGA
- a CDS encoding AAA family ATPase has translation MLKTLSVVVVGRTLNLQERVLLRNACQTPLVILAELPRATLTPTQIFEELQRLCPQAVLLFLDAELQQSFRLVGRLHQELPDAAVLCASENASAEVIVKTLRAGALECLSQPLNLEEVMAAFAKLEQQFQRPPEARPGKVIAVYSSKGGCGTTFVAANLAASLARVAQARTCLVDLNLQAGDQPLYLGLEPVATLSDVVQNFDRLDEQLLAKYLTPRTDRLSLLAAPTESGREEEVKVAHVMRVLNLLRSRMEYVVLDLPRGLDETTIGALDSADERVLLLTFDIPTIRSAKRALDLFKRLGYDRERIKLVVNRYEKAPEFDLKQVEKVLETRIYATLANDYPAAIASINMGEPLVLSKTQPLLTQDFYQLAGRLSGKELLPEHNAQAARSGHSSWFLFGRR, from the coding sequence GTGTTAAAGACCCTCTCCGTTGTTGTGGTCGGGCGCACCCTGAATTTGCAGGAGCGCGTGTTGCTGCGCAATGCCTGCCAAACGCCGCTGGTGATTCTGGCGGAATTGCCTCGCGCCACATTGACGCCCACCCAGATCTTTGAAGAGTTGCAGCGGCTGTGTCCGCAAGCCGTCTTGCTATTTCTCGACGCTGAGTTGCAACAGTCGTTCCGGCTGGTCGGACGCCTACATCAGGAATTGCCTGACGCCGCCGTGCTCTGTGCGAGCGAGAACGCCTCGGCAGAAGTGATTGTGAAAACGTTGCGCGCGGGTGCGTTGGAGTGTTTGAGTCAGCCGCTCAATTTGGAAGAAGTCATGGCGGCTTTCGCCAAACTCGAACAGCAATTCCAGCGTCCCCCCGAAGCCCGGCCCGGCAAAGTGATTGCGGTTTATTCGAGCAAAGGCGGCTGCGGCACGACATTCGTCGCGGCCAATCTCGCGGCGAGTCTGGCGCGCGTGGCGCAAGCGCGCACTTGTTTGGTGGATTTGAATCTGCAAGCCGGCGACCAACCGCTTTATCTGGGCCTGGAGCCGGTGGCGACGTTGTCCGACGTGGTGCAGAACTTTGACCGGCTGGATGAGCAATTGCTGGCAAAGTACCTGACGCCGCGCACCGACCGGCTTTCCTTACTGGCTGCCCCCACTGAGAGTGGGCGCGAAGAGGAAGTGAAAGTGGCTCACGTAATGCGCGTGCTGAATCTGCTTCGATCACGCATGGAATACGTTGTCCTGGATTTGCCGCGCGGCTTGGATGAAACCACCATCGGCGCGCTGGACAGCGCCGATGAACGGGTTTTGCTTTTGACCTTTGACATCCCCACGATTCGCAGCGCCAAACGTGCGCTCGATCTTTTCAAGCGGCTGGGTTATGACCGCGAACGCATCAAGCTGGTGGTCAACCGCTACGAGAAAGCGCCGGAATTCGATCTGAAGCAGGTCGAGAAAGTCTTGGAGACCAGGATTTATGCGACGCTGGCAAATGATTACCCGGCGGCCATCGCTTCGATCAACATGGGTGAACCGCTGGTGTTGAGCAAAACCCAGCCGCTCCTGACCCAGGATTTTTATCAGTTGGCGGGCCGGTTGAGCGGTAAAGAGCTGCTGCCGGAGCACAACGCACAGGCCGCGCGCAGCGGTCATAGCAGTTGGTTTTTATTCGGACGCCGTTGA